The following proteins are co-located in the Spirosoma montaniterrae genome:
- a CDS encoding type II toxin-antitoxin system HicA family toxin has translation MKLPRDWNGSDLVRRLERFGYQVHHQTGSHIIVRTYAKGEHSFSIPNHKPLKVGTLNSILNDIAEYLGIHKQELTDRLMSRK, from the coding sequence ATGAAGTTACCGAGAGATTGGAACGGCAGTGATTTAGTTAGGCGATTGGAGCGATTTGGCTATCAGGTACACCATCAGACTGGAAGTCACATCATCGTTCGAACATACGCAAAAGGTGAACATTCCTTTAGCATACCGAATCATAAACCGTTGAAAGTGGGTACGCTCAACAGCATCTTAAACGATATTGCTGAGTACTTAGGCATTCATAAGCAGGAATTAACTGATCGGCTGATGAGCCGTAAATGA
- a CDS encoding AGE family epimerase/isomerase has translation MIDFQKLTADYKGALLEQVVPFWLKHSSDGLCGGYFDLLSATGEIIDGNKYVSLQAQQTWAFAWLYANVEKQPAWLEHARQGGVFLRQFAHHESGTWYAQLDRRGRPVALAADSTPVCFLAMAYAQLYAATANDEWAALAKQTFAHGVEACAIRTNAVDDRLHTLHHLSEPATLLQATLTMQPLFDEDANKEHVDAALSALFGTFLEPRANVLHEYALPGSAFLNTPEGRSQHVGLTFRVSGLLLDAYAGTKNQKITAQVLSWCLRTCELAWDEVSAGLLTRIDQKQQPNLRSDWQLKWAWVQLEALNTLAKLYWQTRHPDCAKWFRRIHDYTFARFPDSTTPGWHLLLDIHHQPVLGAKATPDVGCFSQIRCLAETAQLLTKAAQIQPTVRRSWI, from the coding sequence TTGATTGATTTTCAGAAACTTACTGCCGATTACAAAGGGGCATTGCTTGAACAGGTAGTGCCTTTTTGGTTAAAACACAGCTCCGATGGGCTGTGCGGGGGCTATTTTGACCTGTTGTCGGCAACGGGCGAAATTATTGACGGCAACAAGTATGTAAGCTTGCAGGCGCAGCAAACCTGGGCGTTTGCGTGGCTGTATGCAAACGTCGAAAAGCAACCCGCGTGGCTCGAACATGCACGGCAGGGGGGCGTTTTTTTGCGTCAGTTTGCGCATCACGAATCCGGTACATGGTATGCTCAACTCGACCGGCGCGGGCGGCCTGTAGCACTCGCTGCTGACTCGACACCAGTCTGTTTTTTGGCAATGGCCTACGCGCAGCTATACGCGGCTACAGCAAACGATGAGTGGGCCGCGTTGGCAAAGCAAACGTTTGCGCATGGGGTTGAAGCCTGTGCTATTCGTACTAATGCGGTCGATGATCGGCTGCATACGCTACATCATTTGAGCGAACCGGCAACGCTTTTGCAGGCTACGCTAACGATGCAACCGCTGTTTGACGAAGACGCGAACAAAGAGCACGTAGACGCGGCTTTAAGCGCGTTGTTCGGAACGTTTCTCGAACCCCGCGCCAATGTATTGCACGAATACGCCTTGCCCGGCTCCGCTTTTCTGAACACGCCCGAAGGCCGCAGTCAGCACGTAGGCCTGACGTTCCGGGTTTCAGGTCTGCTGCTCGACGCGTATGCAGGAACGAAAAACCAGAAGATTACGGCACAGGTGCTGTCGTGGTGTTTGCGTACCTGCGAACTGGCATGGGATGAAGTTTCGGCGGGTCTGTTAACGCGCATCGACCAGAAACAGCAACCCAACCTTCGTTCTGACTGGCAACTAAAATGGGCGTGGGTGCAACTCGAAGCCTTGAACACCCTGGCGAAACTTTACTGGCAAACCCGCCATCCCGACTGCGCTAAATGGTTTCGGCGCATTCACGATTACACGTTTGCCCGCTTTCCCGATAGTACCACCCCCGGCTGGCACCTCCTGCTCGACATCCATCATCAGCCCGTATTGGGGGCTAAAGCTACGCCCGACGTTGGCTGTTTTTCGCAAATCCGGTGTCTGGCCGAAACGGCTCAGTTACTCACAAAAGCCGCCCAGATTCAGCCCACCGTGCGCCGTAGCTGGATTTAA
- a CDS encoding AAA family ATPase produces the protein MKITGIDIGEYRQFKNLKFDFTYPEGHDKAGQPLEKVCFIGQSGTGKTTLLNVIWDLVNRLSNLLVSQSFYKTFEDGLQDEYVIVNDQDLYTIGVIINEQPLQLNKRKGVTRHKNISIKNGDTEYKTFFLKKGISFEIANAIETVLESTEKLALFIKDSVSREADAFLFDQKNQPQSFSDFVKTDAQIESEKALYKERANEAGNRKTVSFGDMRSLSIWQYLLKDIIEYDETTVQHITSIIQNTPKNKVADELHKWMATDPRIELADKCLNTLLDKLFIELDINTGSVPIKLRSKQGTEIPNNTLSTGTRQILATAIPIYKFDTKDTVILFDEPERSLFPDIQRELVKYYTGLAPEAQFFFATHSPIIAAAFEPCERFILYFDENGEVKYRNGVAPIGDDPNDVLRQDFWMNPLMGDEGLAAYKKYLDLAAQIRSETDEERKNQLIIERLELGNRYNFAGQHAPY, from the coding sequence ATGAAAATCACCGGCATCGACATCGGCGAATATCGTCAGTTCAAGAATCTAAAGTTTGATTTTACGTATCCCGAAGGTCACGACAAAGCTGGTCAGCCTTTGGAAAAAGTATGCTTTATTGGGCAGAGTGGCACGGGGAAGACTACGTTGCTGAATGTGATTTGGGATTTAGTCAATAGATTATCAAACTTATTAGTTAGCCAATCATTTTACAAAACCTTTGAGGACGGATTGCAGGATGAATACGTTATTGTCAACGACCAGGACCTGTACACTATCGGGGTCATTATAAACGAACAACCTTTACAACTCAACAAAAGAAAAGGTGTTACCAGACATAAGAATATTTCTATTAAAAACGGCGACACAGAATACAAAACCTTCTTTCTGAAAAAGGGTATCTCCTTTGAAATTGCCAATGCAATTGAAACGGTTTTAGAATCAACTGAGAAGTTGGCTCTATTCATAAAAGACTCTGTTTCACGGGAAGCCGACGCTTTTTTATTCGACCAGAAAAATCAACCGCAAAGTTTTTCAGACTTTGTAAAAACAGACGCACAGATAGAATCAGAAAAAGCTCTATACAAGGAGCGAGCGAATGAAGCAGGAAATCGGAAAACGGTTTCCTTCGGTGATATGCGGTCATTATCTATATGGCAGTATCTGCTTAAAGATATTATAGAGTATGACGAAACAACTGTACAGCATATTACAAGCATCATTCAGAATACTCCCAAAAACAAAGTTGCAGATGAACTGCATAAATGGATGGCAACCGATCCGCGTATAGAATTGGCGGATAAATGTTTAAATACATTATTAGACAAACTATTTATTGAACTAGACATTAACACGGGGAGTGTACCCATTAAACTTCGCTCCAAACAAGGCACCGAAATCCCCAATAACACGCTCAGCACTGGCACCCGGCAAATTTTGGCAACGGCCATCCCTATTTACAAATTCGACACGAAGGATACAGTCATCCTGTTCGATGAACCTGAGCGGTCGTTGTTTCCTGACATTCAGCGCGAGTTGGTGAAATATTACACCGGCTTGGCCCCCGAAGCGCAGTTTTTCTTTGCTACGCACTCGCCCATTATCGCGGCTGCGTTTGAGCCTTGCGAACGGTTTATCTTGTACTTTGATGAGAACGGCGAAGTGAAGTACCGGAACGGCGTGGCCCCGATTGGCGACGACCCGAATGATGTGTTGCGTCAGGACTTTTGGATGAATCCGCTCATGGGTGATGAAGGACTGGCAGCTTATAAAAAATACCTTGATCTGGCTGCTCAGATTCGTAGTGAGACAGACGAAGAAAGGAAAAATCAGCTCATTATTGAGCGTTTGGAATTAGGAAATCGCTACAATTTTGCTGGTCAACATGCGCCGTATTGA
- a CDS encoding type II toxin-antitoxin system HicB family antitoxin, with translation MSELTFLVESDEEGGYVARTKLAHGSIVTQGDTLDELKTMIKDAVIGYFFDKPNEMPQTIRLQLNEVLALA, from the coding sequence ATGAGCGAGTTAACTTTTTTAGTTGAATCAGATGAAGAAGGAGGCTATGTGGCTCGAACAAAGCTGGCGCACGGGTCGATTGTCACGCAGGGTGATACGCTTGACGAATTGAAGACGATGATAAAAGATGCGGTTATCGGTTATTTTTTTGATAAACCAAATGAAATGCCCCAGACCATCCGTCTTCAGCTAAATGAAGTTCTCGCCCTTGCCTAA
- a CDS encoding DUF86 domain-containing protein, producing the protein MFDKRNITYICTILECIEKVFIYGDGFTDATQFMWAQDQLNFNATWGLLLVIGEESKKLDSDLKKQYPQILWQQIAGMRNYLAHDYRGVDKNLVFDVSRTQISKLKDVLLKMIDDVSYDKEALAEALDSPYYLHIQYLRQKLHD; encoded by the coding sequence ATGTTTGATAAGCGAAATATTACATACATCTGTACAATTCTTGAGTGCATTGAGAAAGTATTCATATATGGTGATGGCTTCACTGATGCTACCCAATTTATGTGGGCACAAGATCAGCTCAATTTTAACGCAACCTGGGGTTTACTACTCGTAATTGGGGAGGAGTCGAAAAAATTAGACAGTGACCTAAAAAAACAATATCCTCAAATTCTCTGGCAACAAATAGCAGGTATGCGAAATTATCTCGCACATGACTATCGGGGTGTTGATAAAAACTTAGTATTTGACGTGAGCCGTACACAAATTAGTAAATTAAAGGACGTTTTATTGAAGATGATAGACGACGTTTCTTACGACAAAGAAGCGTTGGCAGAAGCCCTCGATTCGCCCTACTACCTTCATATTCAGTACCTTCGCCAAAAGCTACATGACTGA
- the lon gene encoding endopeptidase La produces MIPENELATRLLMADFDSDNLEIVPLGSAEGFDEDYELPANLPVLPVRNTVLFPGMVIPVTVGRSKSIRLVKKAYKGNRIIGVSAQLNQNKDEPTADDLYRFGTIAYIIKMITLPDGNITIIIQGKKRFEMQQITQEEPYMMAQVRQIDDSFPNVNRKEGKALLQSLKEAAYKILRLNPEIPQEARIALDNIESPTFLLHFLSSNLNVDVADKQRLLETLDGSQQANLLLEYMLREVQLLELKREIQSKASSDLDQQQRDYYLRQQMKVLQDELGMDNPDREIDELRMRADAKKWSTEVRGHFDKELNKLQRINPMAPEYPVTMNYIELMVDLPWNEYTKDNFDLKRAQKILDADHFGLEKVKERIIEYLAVLKLKSDMKAPILCLYGPPGVGKTSLGKSVAKALGRKYSRMALGGVHDEAEIRGHRKTYIGAMPGKIIQNIRKCGTANPVFILDEIDKVSSDFRGDPSSALLEVLDPEQNNTFMDNYLDTEFDLSRVLFIATANSLDTIHPALRDRMEIIDIAGYTIEEKVQIAKKYLIPKQRRDHGLKPKDLQFDDKAILRIVEGYTRESGVRNLEQKIGRLVRKVAKCIAMEEEYNHTIKAADIPKLLGAEIFDKELYADDDIAGVVTGLAWTQVGGEILLIESSLSRGKGNLTLSGQLGDVMKESAVTALSYLKAHADELGVDYRIFNHYDLHIHIPAGAVPKDGPSAGITMLTSMASIYTQRKVRPYIAMTGETTLRGKVLPVGGIKEKILAANRAGIKEIILCSKNRKDIEEINQTYIKDLIFHYVDTANQVLDIALLPNQVGRPMKFILPEEREQRELERAY; encoded by the coding sequence ATGATTCCAGAAAACGAATTAGCTACCCGTTTATTAATGGCCGATTTCGACTCGGACAACCTTGAGATTGTGCCCCTCGGTTCGGCGGAGGGCTTTGATGAAGATTACGAACTACCGGCCAACCTGCCGGTACTGCCGGTACGTAATACAGTGCTGTTTCCCGGTATGGTGATTCCAGTAACGGTGGGTCGGTCGAAATCAATTCGCCTGGTTAAGAAAGCGTATAAAGGCAATCGAATTATTGGCGTATCAGCTCAACTCAATCAGAATAAAGACGAACCCACTGCCGACGACCTGTATCGGTTTGGGACAATTGCCTACATCATAAAAATGATCACGTTGCCCGACGGCAACATCACGATTATTATTCAGGGCAAGAAACGGTTTGAAATGCAGCAGATTACGCAGGAAGAGCCGTATATGATGGCGCAGGTTCGGCAGATAGACGATAGTTTTCCGAACGTAAACCGCAAAGAAGGCAAAGCACTGTTGCAATCGCTCAAAGAAGCGGCTTATAAAATTCTTCGACTCAATCCGGAAATTCCACAGGAAGCCCGCATCGCGCTCGACAATATCGAAAGCCCGACGTTTCTATTGCATTTTCTATCATCGAACTTAAATGTTGATGTAGCTGATAAACAGCGGCTTCTGGAAACGCTCGATGGGTCGCAACAGGCAAATTTGCTGCTCGAGTACATGCTGCGCGAGGTACAGTTGCTGGAACTGAAACGAGAAATTCAGTCCAAGGCATCGTCGGATCTCGATCAGCAACAGCGCGATTACTACCTGCGTCAGCAAATGAAGGTATTGCAGGACGAGCTGGGGATGGACAACCCCGACCGCGAGATTGACGAGCTGAGGATGCGGGCAGACGCCAAAAAATGGTCGACGGAGGTACGCGGGCATTTCGATAAAGAACTGAATAAACTTCAGCGTATCAACCCCATGGCCCCGGAGTATCCCGTCACGATGAATTACATCGAGTTGATGGTTGACCTGCCCTGGAACGAGTATACGAAAGACAATTTCGACCTCAAGCGGGCACAGAAAATTTTAGACGCCGATCATTTCGGGCTGGAAAAAGTTAAAGAACGCATTATTGAGTACCTCGCTGTTCTGAAGTTGAAAAGCGATATGAAAGCCCCAATATTATGTTTGTATGGCCCTCCCGGTGTGGGTAAAACGTCGCTGGGCAAGTCGGTAGCGAAGGCGTTGGGCCGCAAATACAGCCGAATGGCGTTGGGGGGCGTTCATGACGAAGCCGAGATTCGTGGGCATCGAAAAACGTATATCGGGGCCATGCCCGGTAAGATTATTCAGAACATTCGGAAATGCGGCACGGCCAATCCGGTATTCATCCTTGATGAGATCGATAAAGTGAGCAGCGATTTTCGGGGAGATCCGTCGTCGGCATTGCTCGAAGTTCTTGATCCTGAACAGAACAACACGTTTATGGACAATTACTTAGATACAGAGTTCGACCTCTCGCGGGTGTTGTTTATTGCCACGGCCAACTCGCTCGATACCATTCATCCCGCCCTGCGCGACCGGATGGAAATTATCGATATTGCGGGCTATACCATCGAAGAAAAAGTACAGATTGCCAAAAAATACCTGATTCCGAAACAGCGCAGAGACCACGGTCTGAAACCGAAAGATTTGCAATTCGATGATAAAGCCATTCTGCGCATCGTGGAAGGCTACACCCGCGAGTCGGGCGTGCGGAATCTGGAGCAGAAAATTGGTAGGCTGGTGCGTAAGGTGGCGAAATGTATTGCGATGGAGGAAGAATACAATCATACGATCAAAGCTGCCGATATTCCAAAACTGCTCGGTGCCGAAATTTTCGATAAAGAACTCTACGCCGACGATGACATCGCGGGCGTGGTAACAGGCTTGGCCTGGACGCAGGTAGGGGGTGAAATTCTATTGATCGAATCGAGCTTGAGCCGGGGTAAAGGCAACCTCACACTCTCCGGCCAACTCGGCGACGTAATGAAAGAGTCGGCTGTTACGGCCCTCTCGTACCTGAAAGCCCATGCCGACGAACTGGGTGTAGATTACCGTATTTTTAATCATTACGATTTGCACATTCACATCCCGGCGGGGGCCGTACCGAAAGACGGGCCATCGGCAGGGATTACCATGCTGACATCGATGGCATCGATTTATACGCAGCGTAAGGTGAGGCCGTACATTGCTATGACTGGCGAGACTACTTTGCGTGGTAAAGTGCTGCCCGTGGGAGGGATCAAAGAGAAAATCCTGGCCGCTAACCGGGCTGGTATAAAGGAGATTATCCTTTGCTCGAAAAACCGTAAAGACATCGAGGAGATTAACCAGACATATATCAAAGACCTGATTTTCCATTACGTCGATACGGCAAATCAGGTTCTCGATATTGCGCTGCTGCCCAATCAGGTGGGTCGCCCGATGAAATTTATTCTTCCCGAAGAAAGAGAACAACGTGAGTTAGAGAGAGCGTATTGA
- the rseP gene encoding RIP metalloprotease RseP codes for MEILIMAGQLILGLSILVGLHELGHLLAAKAFGMRVEQYFIGFPPKVWSIKRGETEYGLGIIPLGGFVKISGMIDESLDTKHTQSEPQPWEFRSKPAWQRLIVMLGGIIVNVIVGILIFVVLAYKNGNTYLAAKDAKYGIVAYDLAKEIGLRTGDKILKVNGKELVDFSDIRSSDVFLGNNSYYTVERNGQQLDIDIPNNFVDKLADKKSAGLFIEPIMPFKVRELVPGQPATKAGLKPGDLITNINGKPIQFYHEFTDAVKPLKSKPITLGISRKGQPASLSLTTTAEGTVGFFPEFLLPMTTQQYTFGEAISVGTRRAFQVVFDNIKGFGKIFRGEVSASKALSGPIGIAQNLFGGVWVWDRFWTVTGLLSMALAFMNALPIPALDGGHATILSYEIISGRKPSDRFLEGAQRVGMVILLGLMAFAIFNDVFKAVF; via the coding sequence ATGGAAATTTTAATTATGGCCGGGCAGCTCATTCTGGGGTTGTCGATTCTGGTTGGCCTTCATGAACTCGGACACCTGCTGGCGGCCAAAGCTTTTGGTATGCGGGTTGAGCAGTATTTTATTGGCTTTCCGCCAAAAGTATGGAGTATCAAACGGGGCGAAACCGAATATGGTCTTGGCATCATTCCGCTGGGTGGATTCGTCAAAATTTCGGGCATGATTGATGAATCGCTCGACACCAAACATACGCAGTCTGAACCGCAGCCGTGGGAGTTTCGCTCGAAACCAGCCTGGCAACGGCTTATCGTCATGCTCGGCGGCATCATCGTTAATGTCATTGTCGGCATCCTGATCTTTGTGGTGCTGGCCTATAAAAACGGCAACACCTACTTAGCAGCCAAAGATGCCAAATACGGTATCGTCGCTTATGATCTGGCGAAAGAAATTGGCCTCCGAACGGGAGATAAAATCCTGAAAGTGAACGGCAAAGAATTAGTCGATTTTAGCGACATCCGCAGTTCCGACGTGTTTTTGGGTAATAACAGCTACTACACCGTTGAACGCAACGGCCAGCAACTTGACATTGATATTCCCAACAATTTCGTTGATAAACTTGCCGATAAAAAGAGTGCCGGGCTGTTTATAGAGCCAATTATGCCGTTTAAAGTACGCGAATTAGTACCGGGCCAACCGGCGACCAAAGCGGGATTGAAACCGGGCGACCTCATTACGAACATTAATGGCAAACCAATACAGTTCTATCATGAGTTTACCGATGCCGTTAAGCCCCTGAAAAGTAAGCCTATAACGCTTGGTATCAGCCGTAAAGGACAGCCTGCTTCGCTCAGCCTGACAACAACCGCTGAGGGTACGGTCGGCTTTTTTCCTGAGTTTCTGCTGCCTATGACCACGCAGCAATACACATTTGGCGAAGCTATATCGGTTGGTACGCGCCGGGCGTTTCAGGTCGTGTTTGACAATATTAAGGGATTTGGCAAGATTTTCCGGGGCGAAGTGTCGGCGTCAAAAGCATTGAGCGGCCCAATTGGCATTGCTCAGAATCTGTTCGGCGGTGTGTGGGTTTGGGATCGTTTCTGGACCGTAACGGGCTTGTTGTCAATGGCTCTGGCGTTTATGAACGCGTTGCCCATTCCAGCTCTCGACGGTGGTCATGCCACTATTCTAAGCTACGAAATTATTTCGGGGCGTAAACCGTCTGACCGTTTTCTTGAGGGCGCACAGCGGGTGGGTATGGTTATTCTGCTGGGCCTGATGGCATTTGCAATTTTCAACGATGTTTTCAAAGCTGTTTTTTAA
- a CDS encoding nucleotidyltransferase family protein — protein sequence MKATTIDREFILETLRAIRDRLRTEFGIERIGLYGSFARNEQTEKSDIDLVYELAVGRHLVWQEKDRLYRILRRRLHRKIDLVNQEIMNPFVSYYMRKDVIYV from the coding sequence ATGAAAGCCACCACCATTGACCGCGAATTTATTCTGGAAACGCTCCGCGCCATCCGCGACCGGCTTCGCACGGAATTCGGCATCGAGCGGATTGGCTTGTACGGCAGCTTCGCCCGGAACGAGCAGACGGAGAAAAGTGATATTGATCTGGTTTATGAACTGGCCGTTGGCCGACATTTGGTATGGCAGGAAAAAGACCGGCTTTACCGAATCCTCCGTCGGCGACTGCATCGGAAGATAGATTTGGTAAATCAGGAGATTATGAATCCATTTGTGAGTTATTATATGCGCAAAGACGTCATTTATGTTTGA
- a CDS encoding 1-deoxy-D-xylulose-5-phosphate reductoisomerase — translation MTEPKKRHIAILGSTGSIGTQAVAVVLAHPDQFQVEVLTTNNNADLLIEQAVALNPNVVVICNEDRYEQVFDALDPLGIKVYAGAASIAQVVQMDSLDMVLTAMVGYAGLLPTIKAIEAGKSIALANKETLVVAGELITQLAAQKGVNIYPVDSEHSAIFQCLVGEFHNPIEKIILTASGGPFRGKDRAFLADVTKAQALKHPNWTMGAKITIDSATLMNKGLEVIEAKWLFGLRPDQIDVVVHPQSIIHSLVQFEDGSLKAQMGLPDMRLPIQFALGYPNRLKSDFPRFNFMDYPSLTFERPDTETFQNLSLAFDALKRGGNAPCIINAANEIAVDAFLHDQIGFLEISDVIESCLATATFVAAPAYDDYVQSDTETRRLASERIKTLV, via the coding sequence ATGACTGAACCGAAAAAACGACATATCGCCATTCTGGGTAGCACCGGCTCCATCGGCACGCAGGCCGTTGCCGTTGTGCTGGCGCATCCCGACCAGTTTCAGGTGGAGGTGCTGACCACCAACAACAACGCCGATTTGCTGATTGAACAGGCCGTTGCGCTCAACCCGAACGTGGTGGTTATCTGCAACGAAGACCGCTACGAGCAGGTGTTCGACGCGCTCGACCCGCTTGGCATCAAGGTCTATGCCGGGGCTGCGTCCATTGCTCAGGTGGTGCAGATGGATAGTCTCGACATGGTGCTGACCGCAATGGTTGGCTACGCCGGGCTGCTGCCGACCATCAAAGCCATTGAAGCAGGCAAGTCCATTGCACTGGCGAACAAAGAAACGCTGGTGGTAGCGGGCGAACTCATTACGCAATTAGCCGCGCAGAAGGGCGTCAATATCTACCCCGTCGATTCAGAGCATTCGGCTATTTTTCAGTGTTTGGTAGGGGAGTTTCACAACCCCATCGAGAAAATTATCCTGACCGCTTCGGGCGGGCCATTTCGCGGTAAAGACCGGGCATTTCTGGCCGACGTCACCAAAGCGCAGGCACTCAAACACCCCAACTGGACAATGGGCGCGAAAATTACTATCGACTCGGCCACGCTGATGAACAAGGGGTTAGAGGTCATTGAAGCCAAATGGCTGTTCGGCCTGCGCCCCGACCAAATCGACGTGGTAGTGCATCCGCAGAGTATTATCCATTCATTGGTGCAGTTTGAAGACGGAAGCCTGAAAGCGCAGATGGGTCTGCCCGATATGCGTCTGCCGATTCAGTTTGCGCTGGGCTACCCAAACCGACTAAAATCGGATTTTCCGCGTTTTAATTTTATGGATTACCCGTCGCTGACCTTCGAGCGGCCCGATACCGAAACGTTCCAAAATTTGTCGTTAGCCTTTGACGCCCTCAAACGCGGTGGCAACGCGCCCTGTATCATCAACGCGGCCAACGAAATTGCGGTAGATGCGTTTCTGCACGACCAAATTGGTTTCTTAGAAATTTCGGACGTTATCGAATCATGTCTGGCAACGGCTACCTTTGTGGCTGCGCCCGCTTACGACGACTACGTACAAAGCGACACCGAAACGCGCCGGTTGGCATCGGAGCGAATCAAAACGCTGGTTTAA
- a CDS encoding DUF6702 family protein, which yields MFSKLFFKRREAEESQRAQNFLRVLCVNLFSLCVFSLFSSARPAHDFHVSVTQMVYNQKERTFEISIRVFTDDLEKALTQAAGTKVNLLPNDKNDPLIEKYVRSCFAYVSPQKQPKPFQYIGHEIEADANWIYLEMPYTEPFRGGMLKQAVLMELFDDQVNMVNINYQDQKKTVVFRKSQPVQDISI from the coding sequence ATGTTTTCAAAGCTGTTTTTTAAACGCAGAGAAGCGGAGGAGTCGCAGAGAGCGCAGAATTTTCTCCGTGTTCTCTGCGTGAATCTCTTTTCACTCTGCGTTTTTTCACTTTTTTCTTCTGCTCGCCCGGCGCATGATTTTCATGTCAGTGTGACACAAATGGTTTACAACCAAAAAGAACGCACCTTTGAGATCAGCATTCGGGTATTTACCGACGATTTGGAAAAAGCCCTCACGCAGGCAGCAGGTACGAAGGTAAATTTACTACCGAATGATAAAAATGACCCGCTGATTGAAAAGTACGTGCGGTCTTGTTTCGCTTACGTCAGCCCACAAAAACAACCGAAGCCATTTCAATACATTGGTCATGAAATTGAAGCCGATGCCAACTGGATTTACTTGGAAATGCCTTATACAGAGCCGTTTAGGGGGGGTATGCTTAAGCAGGCGGTGCTGATGGAACTGTTTGATGACCAGGTGAACATGGTAAATATAAACTACCAGGATCAGAAGAAAACCGTTGTTTTTCGCAAAAGCCAGCCTGTTCAGGACATCTCCATCTAA